The Anaeromicrobium sediminis genome includes a region encoding these proteins:
- a CDS encoding M20 family metallopeptidase produces MDYKKILEMQKDYVIKLRRDFHANPELSWKEFRTSKRIKEELENMGISYVEMAGTGVVGTINGNLPGKTIALRGDMDALEVTEKNEIEYKSQNPGVMHACGHDGHTAMLLGAARALNEVKDKINGSIKLIFQPAEEMVQGAKKMIEEGVLEGVDGILGIHLWSDMKTGKISVDPGPRMASGDHVIIDIIGKGGHGSMPHQGVDAIVAASDLVMNTQSIISREINPLDPVVFTIGEIKAGTRFNVMAGEVHLEGTTRCFDPEIRAKLPHIIERYAHYAASTYRAEARLKYIHGTPPTINHERCSSLAKETVLSMVGEGGLINLEKTTGSEDMAYYLEKIPGLIAFVGSGNDEKEANFPHHHPKFNLDEDSLAIGTELYFKFAIDFLGKF; encoded by the coding sequence ATGGATTATAAAAAGATATTGGAAATGCAAAAGGATTATGTTATAAAGTTAAGAAGAGACTTCCATGCAAACCCTGAACTCAGTTGGAAGGAATTCCGAACATCCAAGAGAATAAAGGAAGAATTAGAAAACATGGGAATTTCCTATGTTGAAATGGCTGGAACAGGAGTTGTTGGTACTATAAATGGTAATCTGCCAGGTAAAACTATTGCTTTAAGAGGAGATATGGATGCACTAGAAGTTACTGAAAAAAATGAAATAGAATACAAATCTCAAAATCCAGGAGTAATGCATGCCTGTGGTCATGATGGTCATACAGCTATGCTTTTAGGAGCTGCTAGAGCCTTAAATGAAGTGAAGGATAAGATAAACGGATCTATTAAACTAATCTTCCAACCTGCTGAAGAAATGGTTCAAGGAGCAAAGAAAATGATCGAAGAAGGTGTCCTAGAAGGTGTTGACGGTATATTGGGAATACATTTATGGTCAGACATGAAAACTGGAAAGATATCAGTAGATCCTGGTCCAAGAATGGCTTCGGGAGACCATGTTATCATAGATATCATAGGTAAGGGGGGACATGGTTCTATGCCCCATCAAGGTGTTGATGCAATTGTTGCAGCTTCTGATCTTGTCATGAATACACAATCAATTATAAGTAGAGAAATAAATCCATTAGATCCCGTTGTTTTTACAATAGGAGAAATTAAAGCTGGCACAAGATTTAATGTTATGGCAGGAGAAGTCCATCTTGAAGGAACCACAAGATGCTTCGATCCTGAAATAAGGGCAAAGCTTCCCCACATAATAGAAAGATATGCACATTACGCAGCTTCTACATATAGAGCAGAAGCTAGGCTTAAGTATATACATGGAACTCCTCCAACAATTAATCATGAGAGATGTTCTTCTCTCGCTAAGGAAACTGTTTTAAGTATGGTTGGAGAAGGTGGTCTCATAAATCTGGAAAAAACAACAGGTAGCGAGGATATGGCATACTATCTCGAAAAAATACCGGGATTGATAGCCTTTGTAGGGTCAGGAAATGATGAAAAAGAAGCAAATTTCCCTCATCACCACCCAAAATTTAATCTGGACGAAGACAGCCTAGCTATAGGTACTGAACTATATTTCAAGTTTGCCATTGATTTTCTTGGAAAGTTCTAA
- a CDS encoding LysR family transcriptional regulator: MTLQQLRYAIEIEKWGSLSKAAKKLFVSQPNLSTSIKDLETEMGITIFKRNNRGIQVTEKGQTFLLYAQSILNQCEEMKHFSTNTNSSSFRLIAQNYSPVMESFIKYVKLNSNNENFNFELINAQGFEVIDKVYKQEADLGIFIIVERKLENFIDHLKDRNLTYVSLGKLSFYVNVRQGHPILKHKDSLFYELHKYPFVHYKESIYNQYGDIFDTEEFNFINFDKEISVFDRDVKCKIVNETDAYGIGCKLHPNFSKNFNWVLIPIPDIYVEIGHIHSSTRPMSIESQTYINILKEELNGLIL; this comes from the coding sequence ATGACACTTCAACAATTAAGATATGCTATTGAAATCGAAAAATGGGGTTCCCTTTCAAAAGCTGCAAAGAAACTCTTTGTATCCCAGCCAAATTTAAGTACTTCAATTAAAGATTTAGAAACTGAAATGGGTATTACTATTTTCAAAAGAAATAATCGGGGTATACAAGTCACAGAGAAGGGTCAGACCTTCCTCCTCTATGCTCAATCAATATTAAATCAGTGCGAAGAGATGAAACATTTTTCAACTAATACTAATTCTTCTTCTTTTAGATTGATTGCACAAAACTATTCCCCTGTCATGGAATCCTTCATAAAGTACGTAAAATTGAACTCCAATAATGAAAATTTTAATTTTGAACTAATCAATGCACAGGGTTTTGAAGTCATTGATAAGGTATATAAACAAGAAGCTGATTTGGGTATTTTTATTATTGTGGAAAGGAAACTAGAAAACTTTATCGATCATCTAAAAGACAGAAACCTAACTTATGTATCACTTGGGAAGCTTTCCTTTTATGTTAACGTAAGACAAGGGCATCCCATATTAAAACATAAAGATTCACTCTTCTATGAACTACATAAATATCCATTCGTCCATTATAAGGAAAGCATTTATAATCAATATGGAGATATATTTGATACTGAAGAATTTAACTTTATAAATTTTGATAAGGAAATTTCTGTGTTTGACAGAGACGTAAAATGTAAAATAGTTAACGAAACTGATGCTTATGGGATTGGATGTAAACTCCATCCTAATTTTTCTAAAAACTTCAATTGGGTGCTGATTCCAATTCCTGATATTTATGTTGAAATCGGTCATATTCATAGTTCAACTCGTCCAATGAGTATAGAATCTCAGACCTATATTAATATCCTAAAGGAAGAACTAAATGGATTAATTCTGTAG
- a CDS encoding NAD/NADP-dependent octopine/nopaline dehydrogenase family protein — protein sequence MKVAVIGAGNGGISMAAHMALKGNEVSIYSKFNNEMKEIIDKGGIYLKNGCVEGFAKMKLASTEISKVIKDAELIMVVAPAFAHKDIANEIAPHLEDSQIVILNPGRTGGALQFRKIVKEKNKNLESIVIGEAQTLIYASRKVGPAEATIFGIKEKVSFAVLPSSAIDVAKEKIQKIFPQFTPLENILETSLLNIGAIFHPAPCIFNAARIESTKGNFEYYHEGITPTLGKILEKIDEERMNVAKGLGVKNKSTIEWLKDAYGVEGNSIYECIQKNKSYSGIKAPSNINTRYISEDVPMSLVPIAEFGQLVDVETPTIDMIINLANIIHDKDYRENGRKLEDMGILKEEFINDEAAASKFVF from the coding sequence ATGAAAGTAGCAGTAATTGGTGCAGGAAATGGTGGAATATCTATGGCTGCACATATGGCATTAAAGGGAAATGAAGTATCAATTTATAGCAAGTTTAACAATGAAATGAAAGAAATTATTGATAAGGGGGGGATTTATCTTAAAAATGGATGTGTAGAAGGATTTGCAAAAATGAAGCTAGCTAGTACAGAAATTTCAAAAGTAATTAAAGATGCTGAACTAATCATGGTAGTGGCTCCAGCCTTTGCACATAAAGATATTGCAAATGAGATTGCACCCCATTTAGAGGATTCACAAATAGTTATTCTTAATCCTGGAAGAACAGGTGGAGCATTACAGTTTAGAAAAATAGTCAAAGAAAAGAATAAGAATTTAGAATCTATTGTTATTGGAGAAGCACAAACACTAATATATGCAAGTAGAAAAGTAGGACCAGCGGAGGCAACTATTTTTGGTATAAAGGAAAAGGTTTCATTTGCAGTATTACCATCAAGTGCTATCGATGTTGCAAAAGAAAAAATTCAAAAGATTTTTCCACAATTTACACCTTTAGAAAATATTTTAGAAACCAGTTTACTAAATATTGGTGCTATATTCCACCCAGCTCCATGTATTTTTAATGCTGCAAGAATTGAATCTACTAAAGGTAATTTTGAATACTATCATGAGGGAATAACACCTACTCTAGGGAAAATACTAGAAAAAATTGATGAAGAAAGAATGAATGTTGCAAAAGGGTTAGGTGTGAAGAACAAGTCTACAATAGAATGGCTAAAAGATGCCTATGGGGTAGAAGGAAATAGCATATATGAATGCATTCAGAAAAACAAATCATACAGTGGAATCAAAGCTCCAAGTAATATAAATACTAGGTATATATCTGAAGATGTTCCAATGAGCTTAGTGCCTATAGCTGAATTTGGGCAGCTAGTAGATGTGGAGACTCCTACAATAGATATGATTATTAATTTAGCAAATATAATACATGATAAAGACTATAGAGAAAATGGCAGAAAATTAGAAGATATGGGAATTTTAAAAGAAGAATTTATTAATGATGAAGCTGCAGCTTCAAAGTTTGTGTTTTAA
- a CDS encoding GerAB/ArcD/ProY family transporter, with protein MNKEVISEKQGIYLITLFIVAETFILTRGMEAKKDFWIAIILGIIISIPFMLMFSRLHRLYPNKDLFDINEDVFGKILGKIISFLMFYYVATNMMSVMYVFNDFIVSVSLLKTPKGVTYMSLTLLCIWVVKEGIEVMAKWTEIILPIILITLFVGVVLLIPQMRLVNMQPFFTEKIGAIMEGSIFTFLFPLSETIAFTMIFTGLKKQGSFNRLYLIGLIFGGGLILILVLTEVLVLGVNDTLSFYFPGYNTFTRVNIGVLLQRLEIISGATFLLGGFIKISVLLMAVSRGVAKVFNFNDYRFIVTPTALIISNVSYFFYESTMFMFEWISDFWGYFAFPFEFVMPIVIWIGAEVRKKIKA; from the coding sequence GTGAATAAAGAAGTGATTTCTGAAAAACAAGGAATCTATCTAATAACTCTATTTATTGTTGCAGAAACATTTATACTTACTAGAGGAATGGAGGCAAAAAAAGATTTTTGGATAGCAATCATTTTAGGTATTATTATTTCTATTCCTTTCATGTTAATGTTCTCTAGATTACATAGACTTTATCCAAATAAGGATTTATTTGATATTAATGAAGATGTTTTTGGTAAAATCTTAGGAAAGATAATTAGTTTTTTAATGTTTTACTATGTTGCAACTAATATGATGTCTGTTATGTATGTTTTTAATGATTTTATTGTTTCCGTATCCCTTTTAAAAACTCCTAAAGGAGTTACTTATATGTCATTAACATTATTATGTATATGGGTAGTTAAAGAAGGTATTGAAGTAATGGCCAAATGGACAGAAATTATCTTACCTATAATTCTCATAACTTTATTCGTTGGAGTAGTTCTACTCATTCCTCAAATGCGTCTAGTAAACATGCAACCATTTTTCACTGAAAAAATTGGCGCAATTATGGAAGGGAGTATATTTACCTTTCTCTTTCCTTTATCAGAAACTATTGCATTTACGATGATTTTCACAGGATTAAAAAAACAAGGTTCTTTCAATAGACTATACCTAATTGGTTTGATATTTGGCGGGGGCTTAATACTTATTCTTGTATTAACTGAAGTTTTGGTCCTAGGAGTTAATGATACATTATCCTTTTATTTTCCTGGTTATAACACTTTCACTAGAGTAAATATTGGAGTATTACTCCAAAGGTTAGAAATAATATCTGGAGCAACATTTCTATTAGGTGGGTTTATTAAAATAAGCGTGTTATTAATGGCTGTTAGCAGAGGTGTTGCTAAAGTGTTTAATTTTAATGATTACAGGTTCATTGTAACTCCAACAGCTCTAATCATTTCTAATGTTTCGTATTTTTTCTATGAGAGTACAATGTTTATGTTCGAATGGATTAGCGACTTTTGGGGATATTTCGCCTTTCCATTCGAATTTGTAATGCCAATTGTAATCTGGATTGGAGCAGAAGTTAGGAAAAAAATAAAGGCCTAA
- a CDS encoding DUF3221 domain-containing protein, translating into MKNKIFSTSLIVILSIVGFYSAFNERSIVYSQSDYNLVQDSLEKDVQEVKKDKFEMITGKIKKITVRDGKRSLLIEDKKGIEYIFHISEHTIILTFEKLKVGQEVDIIFNGILTTSIPPQGTAIIVNGLKV; encoded by the coding sequence ATGAAAAATAAAATATTTAGTACATCTTTAATCGTTATACTTTCTATAGTTGGTTTTTATTCAGCATTTAATGAAAGAAGTATAGTATATTCCCAGAGCGATTATAATTTAGTACAAGATAGTTTGGAAAAGGATGTACAGGAAGTAAAAAAAGACAAGTTTGAAATGATCACAGGAAAAATCAAAAAAATAACTGTAAGAGATGGTAAAAGGTCATTATTAATTGAAGATAAAAAGGGGATTGAATATATTTTCCATATAAGTGAACATACAATTATATTAACCTTTGAAAAGTTAAAAGTTGGTCAAGAGGTAGATATAATTTTTAATGGAATATTAACAACTAGTATACCACCTCAAGGGACAGCTATAATAGTAAATGGATTAAAAGTATAG
- a CDS encoding OsmC family protein, translated as MAHKINCSWEGQMKFKAMDEFGHDVLMDVNPNVGGNNEGFLPMPMLLVGLGGCMGVDVKMILDKMRVEIESMNLEVIGEIDDGKPKTYKEIKLKFYFKGKDLNMDKLERAIKLSEEKYCNVSAILSKSAKIVHEILIL; from the coding sequence TTGGCTCATAAAATAAATTGCTCATGGGAAGGCCAAATGAAATTTAAAGCAATGGATGAGTTTGGTCATGATGTGTTGATGGATGTTAATCCAAACGTTGGAGGCAATAATGAAGGGTTTCTTCCTATGCCAATGCTTCTAGTAGGCCTTGGAGGTTGCATGGGAGTTGATGTAAAAATGATTCTTGATAAAATGAGAGTAGAAATCGAAAGTATGAACTTAGAAGTAATAGGCGAAATCGATGATGGTAAACCAAAAACATACAAAGAAATAAAGCTAAAGTTTTATTTTAAAGGCAAAGACTTGAATATGGATAAGCTAGAGAGGGCAATAAAATTGTCCGAGGAGAAATATTGCAATGTAAGTGCTATTTTATCTAAATCAGCAAAGATAGTTCATGAAATATTAATTCTTTAA
- a CDS encoding M20 family metallopeptidase, whose amino-acid sequence MGVKELAKKYKQYAIDLRRDFHMNPEPSMKEIRTSTRVMEELEKMGIDCKKVAGTGVVGIIKGASAGKTIALRADMDALEVTEENEKDYKSKVHGIMHACGHDAHTAGLLTAARILNDMKDQLNGTVKLLFQPGEEVAQGAIKMIEEGVMEDVDGIFGIHVWNDMEVGTISVEAGPRMASAGIFKINIIGKGGHGSMPNQGVDAAVVGSAIVMNLQSLVSREISPLDPAVVSVGIFNAGTRFNVIAGEAYLEGTTRCFSMEVNDAFEEMITRIAGNTAKSYRAKALVDYKQLVIPTINDPEMASIAEGAVKEIRGSDALKTYKQTTGGEDFSFFTQKAPGAFAFVGSKNEKKLEYFPHHHSKFDIDEDALEIAAALYSQFAIDFLNK is encoded by the coding sequence ATGGGAGTTAAGGAACTGGCAAAAAAATATAAACAATATGCTATTGATTTAAGAAGAGATTTTCACATGAATCCAGAGCCCAGTATGAAGGAAATAAGGACATCTACTAGAGTTATGGAAGAATTAGAAAAAATGGGTATTGATTGCAAAAAAGTAGCTGGAACTGGAGTAGTTGGAATCATCAAAGGAGCTTCTGCTGGTAAAACTATAGCTCTTAGAGCAGATATGGATGCCCTTGAAGTAACAGAGGAAAACGAAAAGGACTATAAATCAAAGGTCCATGGAATAATGCATGCTTGTGGCCATGATGCCCATACGGCAGGATTACTTACTGCAGCTAGAATATTAAATGATATGAAGGATCAGCTTAATGGTACAGTTAAGCTACTTTTCCAGCCCGGTGAAGAAGTAGCACAGGGAGCTATAAAAATGATAGAAGAAGGTGTTATGGAGGATGTTGATGGAATTTTTGGCATTCACGTATGGAATGATATGGAAGTAGGCACAATATCTGTGGAAGCAGGCCCTAGAATGGCCTCCGCTGGAATATTTAAAATAAATATTATAGGGAAAGGTGGACATGGTTCTATGCCTAACCAAGGGGTAGATGCAGCAGTGGTTGGCTCTGCAATTGTTATGAATCTTCAATCCCTTGTGAGTAGAGAAATTAGTCCATTAGATCCTGCGGTAGTAAGTGTAGGGATATTTAATGCAGGAACAAGATTTAATGTTATTGCAGGTGAAGCATACCTTGAAGGAACAACAAGATGCTTTAGTATGGAAGTGAATGACGCTTTTGAGGAAATGATTACAAGAATAGCCGGAAACACTGCCAAAAGCTATCGCGCTAAGGCTCTAGTTGACTATAAACAACTTGTTATACCTACAATAAATGATCCTGAAATGGCGTCTATAGCTGAGGGAGCAGTTAAAGAAATAAGGGGTAGTGATGCTCTTAAGACATATAAACAAACTACGGGAGGAGAAGATTTTTCATTCTTCACTCAAAAAGCACCAGGAGCATTTGCCTTTGTAGGATCAAAAAATGAAAAGAAATTAGAATATTTCCCTCACCATCACTCTAAGTTTGATATTGATGAGGATGCTCTTGAGATAGCAGCAGCTTTATATTCTCAGTTTGCAATTGATTTTTTGAATAAGTAA
- a CDS encoding M20 family metallo-hydrolase, which translates to MITNLHRIRRDIEELSKFNATPGQGLTRFSLTNEDREAREYIKSELTKLGLKVYEDPAGSIFGKRDGINNDLPVIMIGSHFDSVKNGGNFDGPAGIVMALEIMRVLEENNVKTKYPIEFVGMIEEEGGRFGGGVFGSRAMTGKVSTDQLYNNKDEAGIYMAEALRKFGFNPDEIEKAKRAPKDIKAFIELHIEQGPILETENKDIGIVDFIVGINEFKVIVRGRPDHAGTTPMDMRSDALSTASKVISKIDGYAKDASEGTVATVGILNVKPGAANIVPGEVTFTVDIRSKKGDCIRSVKNRIIKCLNEEAHSSGVEIKIIEMLDVNPVKMSDQITESLENNGKSCGFSYIKMLSGAGHDAMVMASITDVGLLFVPSKNGRSHCPEEWTDYEDLQKGIEVIYNTILDLGEEI; encoded by the coding sequence ATGATAACAAATTTACATAGAATTAGAAGAGATATCGAGGAATTGTCAAAGTTCAATGCTACCCCTGGCCAAGGCCTTACAAGATTTTCACTTACAAATGAAGACAGAGAAGCAAGGGAATACATAAAAAGTGAACTTACAAAATTAGGTCTTAAGGTTTATGAAGATCCTGCTGGAAGTATATTTGGAAAAAGAGATGGAATAAATAATGACCTTCCAGTTATTATGATAGGATCTCATTTTGATTCAGTAAAAAATGGCGGTAATTTTGATGGTCCTGCCGGTATAGTCATGGCACTGGAAATAATGAGGGTACTTGAAGAAAATAATGTTAAAACTAAGTACCCTATTGAGTTTGTGGGTATGATAGAGGAGGAAGGCGGCAGATTCGGTGGTGGAGTGTTTGGAAGTAGAGCAATGACAGGGAAAGTATCCACTGACCAATTATATAACAATAAAGATGAAGCGGGAATCTATATGGCTGAGGCCCTCAGAAAATTTGGTTTTAATCCAGATGAAATTGAAAAGGCTAAGAGAGCTCCTAAGGATATAAAAGCCTTCATTGAGCTTCACATAGAGCAGGGTCCTATCTTAGAAACTGAAAATAAGGATATAGGCATTGTTGATTTTATAGTTGGAATCAATGAGTTTAAGGTCATAGTCAGAGGTAGACCTGACCATGCTGGAACTACGCCGATGGATATGAGATCAGATGCTCTTAGTACAGCCTCAAAGGTCATAAGCAAAATAGACGGTTATGCAAAGGATGCTTCAGAAGGTACTGTGGCTACTGTGGGAATACTTAATGTTAAGCCCGGAGCAGCAAATATTGTACCTGGAGAGGTTACATTCACTGTTGACATAAGATCGAAAAAAGGTGATTGTATAAGGTCAGTAAAAAATAGGATTATTAAATGTCTCAATGAAGAAGCTCACTCTTCAGGTGTAGAAATAAAGATAATAGAGATGTTAGATGTAAACCCAGTTAAAATGTCTGATCAAATTACTGAAAGTCTTGAAAATAACGGAAAATCATGTGGTTTTTCATATATTAAAATGCTTAGTGGTGCAGGACATGATGCTATGGTTATGGCGTCTATAACAGATGTAGGACTATTATTCGTTCCTAGTAAGAATGGCAGAAGCCATTGTCCAGAGGAATGGACTGATTATGAGGACTTGCAAAAGGGAATTGAAGTTATATATAATACTATACTTGATTTAGGGGAGGAAATCTAA
- a CDS encoding sodium/glutamate symporter translates to MFPTEKIASGTLNALLFYCSVMGILLYIATLLRIKIKLFKNLFIPASLIAGTLGLILGQYGIGVLPPEMTQSWGAMPGRLITIVFAPMLIGLTIPNPKKVGNLIGPQLIFGYVGDFIQIGIPFIITALILKPLWNVNDMIGSIVEIGWCGGHGTAGGMIDVFKQLNWEDGGPLGLTSATVGLFIGIIVGMIIINYGVRKGYTSVLKSEDSINSSVSYDIIPQSEQQAAAVTTINKDVVESFAFHGSLISIAIFIGWILQKQIASALNIGMPLFPMAMIGGLIVQLAIAKTKIADAVDVRTLQRIQGLALEFLIIGAIASIKVPVVVAYAVPLLILMISTAIITVLYFFWAGPRIFKNEWFEHSIVNFGALTGVTAVGLMLLRTVDPEMKTEASRAFALRAPFFSPFAGGGLITSILPVLAVKYGALKTGIMFLGIAVVLLIAARVMGFWGKPNLEQSSVAHSRK, encoded by the coding sequence ATGTTTCCTACAGAAAAAATAGCATCGGGTACATTAAATGCACTTTTATTTTATTGTTCAGTAATGGGAATTTTGTTATATATTGCTACTCTTTTGAGAATTAAAATTAAGTTATTCAAAAACCTATTTATACCAGCTTCTTTAATTGCAGGTACTTTAGGGCTTATACTAGGCCAATATGGGATAGGTGTTTTGCCACCTGAAATGACTCAAAGTTGGGGAGCTATGCCTGGTAGATTAATAACTATAGTATTTGCCCCTATGTTAATTGGCTTAACTATCCCAAATCCTAAAAAAGTTGGAAATTTAATTGGTCCACAATTAATATTTGGATATGTGGGAGATTTTATTCAAATAGGGATACCATTTATAATTACAGCATTGATTTTAAAACCATTATGGAATGTGAATGACATGATAGGATCTATTGTTGAGATAGGTTGGTGTGGCGGTCATGGAACTGCTGGAGGTATGATTGATGTATTTAAGCAGCTAAATTGGGAAGATGGAGGACCTTTAGGACTTACTTCGGCTACTGTAGGTTTGTTTATAGGAATTATAGTAGGTATGATTATAATAAACTATGGTGTTAGGAAAGGATATACATCAGTTCTTAAATCAGAAGATAGTATTAATAGTTCTGTAAGTTATGATATAATTCCACAGTCAGAGCAACAGGCAGCTGCTGTGACTACAATAAACAAAGACGTTGTGGAGTCATTTGCATTCCATGGGTCATTAATATCAATAGCTATTTTTATAGGATGGATACTTCAAAAACAAATAGCTTCAGCTTTAAATATTGGAATGCCATTATTCCCAATGGCTATGATTGGTGGATTAATCGTACAACTTGCCATAGCAAAAACAAAAATTGCAGATGCAGTAGATGTGAGAACCTTACAAAGAATCCAAGGACTTGCATTAGAATTTTTAATCATTGGAGCAATTGCATCTATTAAGGTGCCTGTAGTAGTTGCATATGCAGTTCCACTATTAATTCTAATGATATCTACAGCTATAATAACAGTTTTATATTTCTTCTGGGCAGGACCACGTATCTTTAAAAATGAGTGGTTTGAGCATTCAATTGTTAACTTTGGAGCCCTTACTGGAGTTACAGCTGTTGGATTAATGTTATTAAGGACTGTAGACCCTGAAATGAAAACAGAAGCTAGTCGTGCATTTGCCTTAAGAGCACCATTTTTCAGTCCATTTGCAGGTGGAGGATTAATAACTTCAATACTCCCAGTATTAGCAGTTAAGTATGGGGCATTAAAGACTGGTATAATGTTCTTAGGAATAGCTGTTGTACTCTTAATTGCAGCTAGAGTAATGGGGTTTTGGGGCAAACCAAATTTGGAACAATCAAGTGTAGCCCATTCTAGAAAATAA
- a CDS encoding M20 family metallopeptidase yields the protein MSFKERISELVDSKSHEFICINDKIWEFAEIRFQEHESAKLQMEVLKKEGFEVKKGLSGIDTAFFGSFGEGYPVIGILGEFDALSELSQKADMAVREPIVEGGNGHGCGHHTLGASSLASAVALKDYMKENNLKGTIRYYGCPAEESGGGKTFMVRDGYFKDVDVALTWHPSSSNCVLESGFLANVKVLFDFKGISAHAAASPELGRSALDAVELMNIGVNFLREHMIDEARIHYAITDAGGNSPNVVQHKAQVFYTIRALKSPQVQELFMRVKDIAKGAALMTGTEVTTRVVGGYSDYLANDTLSRIMAIHAKEVVNEIDYTDDELAYAEKFKNTLGVELKSMEKIMNLDKEAMKKPIMKGLLPPPKKLLGSSDVGDVSWVVPMAQFMGNCYALGTPAHSWQMVAQGKSSITHKGMIAAAKIMALTAAEVFQNPAVIDKIKEDHLENLDGNEYICPIADDVIPNQI from the coding sequence ATGTCTTTTAAAGAGAGAATATCAGAATTGGTAGATTCAAAATCACATGAATTTATTTGTATCAATGATAAAATCTGGGAATTTGCTGAGATAAGATTTCAAGAACATGAGTCTGCTAAGTTACAAATGGAAGTTCTTAAAAAAGAAGGATTTGAAGTGAAGAAAGGTTTAAGCGGAATAGACACAGCATTTTTCGGTAGTTTTGGAGAAGGGTATCCAGTGATTGGAATTTTAGGAGAATTTGATGCTTTATCTGAATTAAGCCAAAAAGCAGATATGGCTGTAAGGGAACCTATTGTGGAAGGTGGCAACGGTCATGGCTGTGGCCATCATACCCTTGGGGCATCATCTTTAGCAAGTGCTGTTGCACTAAAAGATTATATGAAAGAAAATAATCTAAAAGGGACAATTCGATATTATGGTTGTCCAGCGGAAGAAAGTGGCGGTGGTAAAACATTCATGGTTAGAGATGGATACTTTAAAGACGTGGATGTTGCTTTGACTTGGCATCCTAGCTCTAGTAATTGTGTATTGGAGAGTGGCTTCTTAGCCAATGTAAAAGTATTGTTTGACTTCAAAGGAATCTCAGCTCATGCAGCAGCTTCGCCTGAATTAGGGAGAAGTGCATTGGATGCTGTGGAATTAATGAATATAGGTGTTAACTTCCTAAGAGAACATATGATTGATGAAGCTAGAATTCATTATGCAATTACTGATGCAGGAGGAAATTCGCCAAATGTTGTACAGCATAAAGCACAAGTATTCTATACTATCAGGGCACTTAAATCTCCACAAGTACAAGAATTATTTATGAGAGTAAAAGATATTGCAAAAGGTGCAGCCTTAATGACAGGTACGGAAGTTACCACAAGAGTTGTTGGGGGCTATTCAGATTATTTAGCAAATGACACCTTATCAAGGATTATGGCTATCCATGCAAAGGAGGTTGTTAATGAAATTGATTATACTGATGATGAATTGGCTTATGCAGAGAAATTCAAGAATACACTTGGTGTTGAACTGAAGTCAATGGAAAAAATCATGAACTTAGATAAAGAAGCTATGAAAAAACCGATTATGAAGGGTTTACTGCCACCACCAAAGAAATTATTAGGTTCATCAGATGTTGGAGATGTGAGTTGGGTTGTGCCAATGGCACAATTCATGGGTAATTGTTATGCATTAGGAACACCAGCGCACAGTTGGCAAATGGTAGCTCAAGGGAAGTCATCTATCACTCATAAAGGCATGATTGCAGCAGCTAAAATTATGGCATTAACAGCAGCTGAAGTTTTTCAAAATCCTGCTGTCATAGATAAAATAAAGGAAGATCATTTAGAGAATCTTGATGGAAATGAATATATTTGTCCAATTGCAGATGATGTTATACCAAATCAGATTTAA